A stretch of the Lolium perenne isolate Kyuss_39 chromosome 3, Kyuss_2.0, whole genome shotgun sequence genome encodes the following:
- the LOC127340684 gene encoding subtilisin-like protease SBT3.8 — MLATLLGSKEESSASVLYNYKHGFSGFAAMLTPEQAKQLAEFPDVISVERSKRHRTATTRSWDFLGLNYQMPASGLLHGSNYGEDVIIGVVDSGIWPESRSFNDEGYSPVPSRWKGKCQVGPDWGNNNCSRKIIGARFYNPGVSDELLKVDSLSPRDHYGHGTHCASTAAGSAVEGASFHGLAEGVARGGAPRARIAVYKALWADGSGNTATVLAAIDDAIHDGVDVLSLSLAHPDENSFGALHAVQKGITVVYAGGNDGPRPQTIENTSPWAITVAASKVDRSFPTVITLGNKQHIVGQSLHYQPKNSSMTDFSLLLSVFGCTPVTLDNNDKEVQGKILLCLPSPNDQNALIPNAHFPVAAQYFANRGGSGLIFAQYTTDNLETTSLYCQSIACVVVDLDTGKKIKKYMGATSSAVAKIEPARTVIGKEILAPKVASFSFRGPSPDYPDIIKPDIAAPGASILAAKEDSYVFMSGTSMAAPHVSGVVAVLKALHPHWSPAAIKSAIVTSAHVTDEHGMPILAEGLPRKTADPFDYGGGNINPLGAADPGLVYDINPRDYTKFFQCTIMRRTNVSCNATALPAYHLNLPSLAVPDLRRPVTVSRTVMNVGEINSVYHVIVQSPVGVKMEVVPPVLVFDAVNKERTFKVKLSPAWKIQGDYTFGSITWRSDRKAVRIPVAARITVQDFYAG, encoded by the exons ATGCTCGCCACTCTCCTTGGAAG TAAGGAAGAATCATCGGCCTCTGTGCTGTATAACTACAAACACGGTTTCTCAGGCTTCGCCGCGATGCTCACCCCAGAGCAAGCCAAGCAACTTGCAG AGTTTCCGGATGTCATCAGCGTCGAACGGAGCAAACGGCACAGAACGGCCACCACGCGGAGCTGGGACTTTCTTGGTCTCAACTACCAGATGCCGGCCAGTGGACTACTCCACGGAAGCAACTACGGAGAGGATGTAATCATCGGGGTGGTTGACAGTG GGATCTGGCCAGAGTCGAGAAGCTTCAACGATGAAGGGTATAGTCCTGTACCATCAAGGTGGAAAGGAAAGTGCCAAGTAGGGCCAGACTGGGGCAACAACAATTGCAGCCGCAAGATTATAGGCGCAAGGTTCTACAACCCAGGAGTTTCAGATGAGCTTCTCAAGGTGGACTCACTCTCGCCCCGCGACCACTACGGGCACGGTACGCACTGTGCGTCTACAGCGGCGGGGTCGGCCGTGGAGGGGGCAAGCTTCCATGGTCTTGCCGAAGGAGTTGCACGGGGAGGCGCACCACGCGCTCGCATCGCCGTGTACAAGGCACTCTGGGCTGATGGCTCTGGGAACACAGCAACCGTGCTCGCCGCCATCGACGATGCAATCCATGACGGAGTGGACGTCCTGTCACTTTCTCTCGCTCACCCGGACGAGAACTCGTTCGGCGCTCTGCATGCGGTTCAGAAGGGGATCACGGTTGTTTATGCAGGCGGCAACGACGGTCCAAGGCCGCAGACCATCGAGAACACTTCACCGTGGGCCATCACCGTTGCAGCGAGCAAGGTTGATCGGTCGTTCCCCACCGTGATCACGCTGGGAAATAAGCAACACATAGTG GGACAGTCTCTCCATTACCAACCGAAGAACTCGTCCATGA CTGACTTCTCTCTGCTGCTTTCTGTATTTGGATGTACCCCAGTTACACTTGACAATAATGACAAGGAAGTGCAAGGAAAAATCCTGCTCTGCCTTCCGTCGCCAAACGATCAAAACGCCCTCATCCCGAATGCCCATTTCCCGGTAGCGGCACAATACTTTGCGAACCGCGGGGGATCTGGTCTAATTTTTGCTCAATATACGACCGACAATTTAGAAACGACATCACTTTATTGCCAAAGCATTGCTTGCGTTGTTGTGGACCTTGACACCGGGAAGAAGATTAAGAAATACATGGGCGCCACCAG CTCTGCCGTGGCAAAGATTGAACCAGCGCGCACCGTAATAGGGAAAGAGATACTAGCGCCAAAGGTAGCATCGTTCTCATTCagaggcccatctcctgattaccCTGACATCATCAAG CCTGACATAGCGGCACCTGGAGCCAGCATCTTGGCAGCAAAGGAAGATTCCTATGTATTCATGTCGGGGACTTCGATGGCGGCACCGCACGTATCCGGCGTCGTCGCGGTGCTGAAAGCCCTGCACCCACACTGGTCTCCCGCTGCAATAAAATCAGCCATCGTCACCTCTG CTCATGTCACCGACGAGCACGGCATGCCAATACTGGCGGAGGGACTGCCTCGGAAGACCGCCGACCCATTCGACTACGGCGGCGGGAACATCAACCCTCTCGGAGCGGCCGATCCAGGACTGGTCTACGACATCAATCCACGTGACTACACCAAATTCTTCCAGTGCACCATCATGAGGAGGACGAACGTGAGCTGCAACGCCACGGCGCTGCCCGCGTATCACCTGAACCTACCATCACTCGCTGTTCCAGATCTGAGGCGCCCGGTCACCGTGTCAAGAACGGTGATGAACGTCGGAGAGATCAACTCTGTGTACCACGTCATTGTCCAAAGTCCGGTCGGTGTGAAGATGGAGGTTGTGCCGCCAGTTCTCGTGTTCGATGCAGTGAACAAAGAGCGAACGTTCAAGGTGAAGTTGTCGCCTGCGTGGAAGATACAAGGGGACTACACGTTTGGCAGCATTACGTGGCGCAGTGATCGAAAGGCCGTTAGGATTCCGGTTGCGGCCCGGATCACGGTTCAGGATTTCTATGCGGGGTAG